CTTTGATCCGGATAACGGGAACACCACTTCCTGCGGTTGCGTCTCACCGATGACAATCGTTCGCCGGTGGTTCGTGGCGATATCGGCCCATTCTCTCGCACACAAACCTGGTACCGAGTTCATAATGGAGGAGGAGGTTCGGTCAAGTAAGTCTATCAGCACTGAGGCGACGCCGGTGCCGCTGTAGGATTCGGTTCAAGGTTTGAAACATCTGCTTCGAAGAGAATTTCGGAGGTATTATTTGTGATTGTTCTTACTCTGTAGCCTTCCCAAGCGCATGGCGACGAGGTCTTTCCTGGAAAGATCATCCTTGGTACCTCGGGTAATCGTATCGCCTCCTCCACAACCATCTTTCCCGCCGTCGTGTCCGGAGGATGTGCCATTGATGTGTTGAGTCCCATCACTACTGCACAGCATTTGTTCGACATTCAGAATATTGTTCTCGTGTATCATTTCTATTGCGGGGACACGACTTTTACAACGGATCGTCTCATTGAAGCGTCTAAGCAAGAGCAGGAAGCGAATAGTTCAGAGCTGTACGATCGACACAATGTCTGTATCAAGAATTATGAGACATTGCCTTCATCAAGACACGGCCCTTATCCGTCGCCATATCGGCACCCTACGCACGCAAACATCTATGGCTATTTCTACAGTGATACGGACCGGATGACGATGTGGGTTTGATCAGGCGGTTGTCGTAAGCCACCTGCCCAAGTGGTTTACGACAACCAGTTCACTTTTCATCGTTTCACCAATTCGACCCTCCGGTTCTTCGCTCGGCCTTCTTCTGTACGATTGTCCGCGACTGGCTGTTCCATGCCGAATCCTGCTGCCGTCAGTCGTGTTGCGTCGACGCCTTGCGCCACCACAGCCTTCATCACAGCGCGGGCGCGGTCTTCTGACAGTTTTTTGTTCGACTTCGCATCGCCGATTTTATCAGTATGGCCTTCTATCGAAATCTTGAAATCAGGATTTGCCTTCAGCATGGAGGCGATCTCTTTAATCATTCCCTGTGCATCCGACTTGAGATCGGACTTGGCGGTATCAAAATTGATATAGAGAGTGGCGAACCCCTGCTTCTTGATTTGTGCAGCTAACTGACCGGCCGTCACCGTCTGTTGCAGCATAGCCGGCTCGATGATGGCTAAGCGGTACCCGGAGGCGCTGATAATATTGAGAGCAACCCACGTCGTCGCACCGTCTTTCTCGATCCGGAACACATGGCGCCCAAAAGTATACTTGGTTAGATTGACGCGCACACCTCCTAACGACTGAATGGCGTTTTCGTAGTTGCGAAGAATGGCCAATTCCCCCACATC
This is a stretch of genomic DNA from Nitrospira sp.. It encodes these proteins:
- a CDS encoding OmpA family protein; translation: MHRVSYRIIGHYGLLWWTVVVLLSTVPLQAAETDHPLLSGMADFEIRGKKSVDFDRFQDGPIDCGSNGCKSDAIQNSTFQTEGRVTELDYSAIKDVGELAILRNYENAIQSLGGVRVNLTKYTFGRHVFRIEKDGATTWVALNIISASGYRLAIIEPAMLQQTVTAGQLAAQIKKQGFATLYINFDTAKSDLKSDAQGMIKEIASMLKANPDFKISIEGHTDKIGDAKSNKKLSEDRARAVMKAVVAQGVDATRLTAAGFGMEQPVADNRTEEGRAKNRRVELVKR